A single genomic interval of Nymphalis io chromosome 30, ilAglIoxx1.1, whole genome shotgun sequence harbors:
- the LOC126779942 gene encoding zinc finger protein 91-like — protein MSKSNNDDCTNFIKVYDNNSELFNIQGYRDESYDSIPTSESDFRGFEKVPIVLCQRLDITPFLNKMRYPLAPDIKAKIISNKNANNSSTNKLLLSCSVMLVREDLEKLKEMVKNNTLRNYNCIKCKICDKTYSNLKKLHNHKENKHMIIYKAHNKIPKRVSFSDQIIIHEVKEYHRCRKCPRIFEDYNTLRLHMKQKHKKRRCYICHYCSKDFVDRMFFKVHIKLHCDSCGLLLANKKKYLEHRRFVCRIIKKYKCMTCNMSFFNYMDLKDHSYDHLGTFFICDICKDQFQTKCEVAHHIMFLHTEKHSNELYLKRVDGIYKCNFCKETSDQRHCIQKHVSTLPDLQNSVTTGYKDYCFCNECLKKFTSEKDMLQHKWTHFLKTSDNSQLRNKETETRNKIIKTTYKLTDELPVYLQPKVVLEKIKITNESQWNKKENKPALNIDHFNFKGILKKAVVDPITKKTIISKHKCEECGKYLSSNYCLNRHLYYVHGVVKESNCAKHFKCSHCGEIFLWQSLLKKHNCIRMGPEMHFGDARPEENFDCDNATNQDGFDTYRTSDDDDDDYMNEVDIEIPAPIVQLTEFEHLDIVVNGGNGRLNVINNKTYSLNDLGCKVVLQEVPIEF, from the exons atgtctaAAAGTAACAATGACGattgtacaaattttattaaagtgtaTGATAACAACTCCGAGCTGTTCAACATACAAGGATACAGAGATGAGTCCTATGACAGCATTCCCACATCAGAATCAGATTTTCGCGGTTTCGAGAAGGTGCCAATAGTTCTATGTCAACGTTTAGACATAACTCcgtttttgaataaaatgagATATCCATTAGCGCCTGATATTAAGGCAAAAATTATTTCCAACAAAAATGCAAACAATTCAAGTACAAATAAGTTACTACTATCATGTTCTGTTATGTTGGTACGAGAAGACCTGGAAAAGCTTAAGGAAATGGTGAAAAATAATACACTAAGAAATTATAACTGCATAAAGTGTAAAATTTGTGATAAAACTTATTCAAATTTGAAGAAATTGCATAATCATAAAGAGAACAaacatatgattatttataaagctCATAATAAGATACCCAAGCGCGTATCTTTCTCTGATCAGATTATTATTCATGAAGTTAAAGAATACCACCGATGTAGGAAGTGCCCGCGAATATTCGAAGACTATAATACTCTCCGACTTCACATGAAACAGAAGCATAAAAAACGTAGATGCTATATTTGTCATTATTGTTCTAAAGATTTCGTCGATAGGATGTTTTTTAAAGTTCATATTAAATTACACTGTGATTCATGCGGATTGCTTTTGgctaataagaaaaaatatttagaacatAGACGATTTGTATGTaggataataaagaaatataagtgTATGACATGTAATAtgtccttttttaattatatggatTTAAAAGATCATAGTTACGATCACTTGGGTACGTTTTTTATATGTGATATATGCAAGGATCAATTTCAAACGAAATGCGAAGTTGCTCATCATATCATGTTCCTTCATACGGAAAAACATTCCAACGAATTGTATTTAAAACGAGTGGAtggaatttataaatgtaatttctgCAAAGAGACATCAGATCAACGACATTGTATACAAAAACATGTGTCGACATTACCCGATCTGCAGAATAGTGTAACAACGGGCTATAAAGATTATTGCTTCTGTAATGAGTGTTTGAAGAAGTTTACGTCTGAAAAGGACATGTTGCAGCATAAATGGACACATTTTCTAAAAACGTCAGATAACTCTCAATTACGGAACAAAGAAACTGAAaccagaaataaaataataaaaacaacatataaattaaCCGACGAGCTGCCGGTTTACTTGCAACCTAAAGTTGTAttggaaaaaattaaaattacaaatgaatCTCAATGGaacaagaaagaaaataaaCCTGCGCTCAATAttgatcattttaattttaaagggaTATTAAAGAAGGCGGTCGTTGATCCGATCACGAAGAAAACTATTATATCAAAACACAAATGTGAG GAATGCGGGAAATATCTATCATCGAATTACTGTTTGAATCGTCATTTGTACTATGTCCATGGTGTTGTTAAGGAATCTAACTGTGCGAAGCACTTCAAGTGTTCACATTGTGGTGAAATATTTCTATGGCAGTCACTATTGAAAAAACACAATTGTATAAGGATGGGACCAGAAATGCATTTTGGTGATGCAAGGCCAGAAGAAAATTTTGACTGTGACAATGCAACGAATCAAGATGGTTTTGATACTTATAGAAcatctgatgatgatgatgatgattatatgAATGAAGTTGATATTGAAATACCCGCTCCAATAGTGCAGCTAACCGAATTTGAGCATTTGGATATTGTTGTCAACGGTGGCAATGGTCGTTTGAATGTCAtcaacaataaaacatattcgtTAAACGATTTAGGTTGTAAGGTAGTATTGCAAGAGGTACCCATAGAATTTTAA